A stretch of the Candidatus Jettenia sp. AMX2 genome encodes the following:
- a CDS encoding ROK family protein codes for MSSYAVGVDLGGTNLKAGIVDSSGRIHNRLSVKTDQYAPPETISEQIFKLIDDVIITSGLRKSDILGIGLGSPGLIDRKGETILVSPNLPQWHNIPIRSIIAKRFVVPCILENDANAAAWGEKWAGAGKFASSMVMITLGTGIGGGIIIENRIWRGFNNVAGEIGHMIVHINGQKCNCGNYGCIEAYASAPSMVRRFKDLIRNGVSSSLKNHENITAKMISEAARQGDKTSLDIIKETGQYLGIALTNIIHILNPEVIVLAGGMIGSGELLMVPLREAVKQNAFAASYKDTKIAFSELGIDAGIIGAAGCLLKELETFV; via the coding sequence ATGAGTAGCTACGCTGTCGGTGTGGATTTAGGAGGTACTAATTTAAAGGCTGGCATCGTCGATAGCAGCGGGAGAATACACAATAGACTATCAGTAAAGACCGATCAGTATGCTCCCCCTGAGACAATATCTGAACAAATATTTAAACTTATTGATGATGTTATAATCACTTCCGGTTTAAGGAAATCCGATATCCTGGGTATTGGACTTGGTTCACCTGGTCTCATTGACAGAAAAGGAGAAACAATTTTGGTTTCTCCGAATCTCCCTCAATGGCATAACATACCGATAAGGAGCATAATTGCAAAGCGATTCGTTGTTCCTTGCATACTGGAAAACGATGCCAATGCTGCAGCGTGGGGTGAAAAATGGGCAGGAGCTGGTAAATTTGCAAGCTCAATGGTTATGATTACGCTTGGCACCGGAATCGGGGGCGGTATTATCATCGAAAACAGAATCTGGCGTGGTTTCAACAACGTAGCAGGTGAAATCGGCCATATGATTGTCCATATAAATGGACAGAAATGCAATTGTGGTAACTATGGATGTATCGAAGCGTATGCATCGGCTCCTTCAATGGTGAGGCGTTTTAAAGATTTAATCAGAAATGGCGTTTCGTCATCATTAAAAAACCATGAAAATATTACCGCAAAGATGATCAGTGAAGCAGCCCGGCAGGGTGACAAAACATCGTTGGATATTATTAAAGAAACCGGGCAGTATCTTGGTATTGCACTTACCAATATTATACATATACTGAATCCGGAGGTAATTGTTTTAGCCGGAGGAATGATAGGTTCTGGCGAATTACTTATGGTTCCCTTACGGGAGGCGGTAAAACAAAATGCCTTTGCGGCATCATATAAGGATACAAAAATTGCATTTTCCGAACTGGGAATTGA
- a CDS encoding dihydroorotate dehydrogenase electron transfer subunit: MIEQPIMTRIIDIQEESPKVKTLFFEYKIHCKPGQFIMVWLPLLDEKPFTLAYIQKNLLGISVLKKGTFTNALHNLKTGDMIGIRGPYGNGFHVQHPINSCVIGGGIGMASLATVAERLPGVTIIQGTRTATEIIYQKRFHKMKLCTEDGTLGFKGTTVDLLKEELKKQHFQKIYTCGPEIMLYKIVKVCEMHGIECEVSLERYIKCGFGICGQCDCSGQRICIDGPVFCIKKLQTMEDFGKTTLLKTGERVAINNKIH; encoded by the coding sequence ATGATTGAACAGCCGATTATGACAAGAATCATCGACATCCAGGAGGAATCCCCAAAGGTAAAGACGCTGTTCTTTGAATACAAAATACATTGTAAACCAGGACAGTTTATCATGGTGTGGTTACCCTTACTGGATGAAAAGCCATTTACTTTGGCTTACATTCAAAAAAACCTTCTGGGCATCTCTGTTCTCAAAAAAGGCACATTCACTAACGCACTTCACAACTTAAAGACGGGAGATATGATCGGAATACGCGGCCCCTATGGAAACGGATTCCATGTACAACATCCCATAAATTCATGTGTCATAGGTGGCGGAATAGGAATGGCATCCCTTGCAACCGTTGCCGAAAGATTGCCTGGGGTAACTATTATTCAGGGAACGAGAACTGCAACCGAGATCATTTACCAAAAACGTTTTCATAAAATGAAATTATGCACTGAAGACGGCACTCTGGGATTTAAAGGGACAACTGTTGATTTACTAAAAGAAGAATTAAAAAAACAGCATTTTCAGAAGATCTATACATGCGGCCCGGAAATAATGCTGTATAAGATCGTTAAAGTATGTGAAATGCATGGTATTGAATGCGAAGTATCATTGGAAAGATACATAAAATGCGGTTTTGGTATATGCGGTCAATGTGACTGTAGTGGACAGCGAATATGCATCGATGGACCAGTTTTTTGTATTAAAAAATTACAAACTATGGAAGATTTCGGAAAAACGACTCTTTTAAAAACCGGAGAAAGGGTGGCTATAAACAATAAAATACATTAA
- a CDS encoding dihydroorotate dehydrogenase, with protein sequence MSKITLAINLCNIQLGNPVILASGILGVTKALLKRVSENGAGAVTIKSISKEPREGHKNPTVITFEAGMLNAVGYSNSGVEKALEEFTNLQDVGVPVIASVIGTQKEDFVYVVERLSHTKFSAIEIPLSCPHTPGFGLLAGQGTPQATFGITSEVRKVTKLPLFIKLSPNIPEICTVAKAAEDAGADAITAVNSMGPGMIINIEARRPVLDFKVGGVTGDALRPIAIRCVYDLYKTVKIPIIGVGGISTGRHAIEMMMAGASAIGIGTGVYYRGIDIFKKIREEMVSWMQENGFDDINKIIGAAND encoded by the coding sequence ATGTCAAAAATAACATTAGCAATTAATTTATGTAATATTCAATTAGGCAATCCTGTTATTCTGGCTTCGGGTATTCTTGGGGTTACCAAGGCATTACTCAAACGGGTTTCAGAAAATGGCGCTGGCGCTGTTACTATTAAATCGATCAGTAAAGAGCCGCGGGAAGGTCACAAGAACCCTACTGTTATAACCTTTGAAGCGGGAATGTTAAACGCAGTAGGCTATTCCAATTCGGGTGTTGAAAAAGCCCTGGAAGAATTTACCAACCTTCAGGATGTTGGCGTACCGGTAATTGCCAGTGTGATCGGTACACAAAAAGAGGATTTTGTCTATGTAGTCGAACGCCTTTCACATACAAAATTCTCAGCGATCGAAATTCCTCTTTCATGCCCACATACACCAGGCTTTGGTCTTCTCGCAGGACAGGGAACACCACAGGCAACCTTCGGCATTACTTCTGAAGTAAGAAAGGTAACAAAACTACCGCTCTTTATTAAGCTATCCCCGAATATTCCTGAAATTTGTACCGTTGCAAAAGCCGCAGAAGATGCCGGTGCCGACGCTATTACGGCAGTTAATTCGATGGGACCTGGTATGATCATTAATATAGAAGCTCGAAGGCCTGTTCTGGATTTCAAGGTGGGAGGAGTTACCGGCGATGCCCTAAGACCCATTGCAATAAGATGTGTGTATGATTTATATAAAACGGTAAAGATTCCCATTATCGGGGTTGGAGGAATTTCTACAGGACGGCATGCTATTGAGATGATGATGGCAGGTGCTTCTGCTATCGGAATAGGAACCGGCGTTTACTACCGTGGTATTGACATTTTTAAGAAAATACGCGAAGAAATGGTTTCCTGGATGCAGGAAAATGGTTTTGATGATATCAACAAAATTATAGGGGCTGCAAATGATTGA
- the ruvC gene encoding crossover junction endodeoxyribonuclease RuvC — MKILGVDPGTLITGYGLIEKTGSKISVIDYGSIRTDKNQAFSLRLMHIHHKLMEVISQYNPDHMAIEEVFYGKNIKTAIRIGEGRGIAFLCAALANIPVSEYAATVVKKAVVGNGGAHKSQVREMVKIILNLPEIPASIDASDGLAIAICHSHTV, encoded by the coding sequence ATGAAAATTCTTGGGGTTGATCCAGGAACGCTGATTACAGGATACGGTTTAATAGAAAAGACAGGTTCAAAAATATCCGTTATTGATTATGGTTCTATCAGAACCGATAAGAATCAGGCCTTTTCATTGCGTCTTATGCATATCCATCATAAGCTTATGGAAGTTATTTCTCAATATAATCCTGACCACATGGCTATTGAAGAGGTATTTTATGGAAAAAACATAAAAACAGCAATAAGGATTGGCGAGGGAAGAGGAATAGCCTTTCTGTGTGCGGCATTAGCTAATATTCCTGTTTCAGAATACGCTGCAACGGTCGTTAAAAAAGCTGTAGTAGGTAATGGTGGCGCACATAAAAGTCAGGTGCGGGAAATGGTAAAAATAATTCTCAATTTGCCTGAAATTCCGGCATCCATTGATGCCTCTGATGGACTTGCCATTGCAATTTGCCATAGTCATACCGTATAA
- the argB gene encoding acetylglutamate kinase, which translates to MENAIRKAAILIEAIPYIRSFKNKIVVIKFGGGAMSGDEMLTSVLQDIVFMKTVGIMPILVHGGGPHITQEMTKRGLHPKFIEGHRITDRETLEIAKDILINQISASIVKRISELGNESTCIWENGYCPIKAEKHYIETKTNEGILKKLDIGFVGKVISVDKDKFLGLCGSCTIPVVPPIAKGINGDIYNVNADNMATCIAQTLRAEKLVFLSNTHGIMTRPGDETSLVSTLHEDEVHALIDKKVISGGMLPKALACISAVKAGVKKAHIINGLIPHALLLEIFTDKGVGTQIIV; encoded by the coding sequence ATGGAAAATGCTATACGCAAGGCAGCGATACTTATAGAAGCAATTCCTTACATCCGGTCTTTTAAAAATAAAATTGTAGTAATTAAGTTCGGCGGGGGGGCAATGTCCGGCGATGAAATGTTAACCAGTGTACTTCAGGACATTGTATTTATGAAAACAGTTGGCATTATGCCCATATTAGTTCATGGTGGCGGTCCGCATATTACTCAGGAAATGACAAAGAGAGGTTTGCATCCAAAGTTTATCGAAGGACATAGAATTACCGACCGGGAAACCTTGGAAATAGCAAAGGATATACTCATTAATCAGATCAGCGCTTCTATAGTAAAAAGAATTTCTGAACTCGGTAACGAATCTACCTGCATTTGGGAAAATGGATATTGTCCAATAAAGGCAGAGAAGCATTACATCGAGACAAAAACCAATGAAGGAATACTTAAAAAACTCGATATTGGTTTTGTAGGCAAGGTAATATCGGTTGATAAAGACAAATTCCTGGGGTTATGCGGTAGCTGCACTATTCCTGTTGTTCCACCTATTGCGAAGGGAATTAACGGGGATATTTACAACGTTAACGCAGATAATATGGCAACGTGTATTGCACAAACATTACGAGCAGAAAAGCTCGTTTTCCTTTCAAATACCCATGGGATAATGACAAGACCGGGTGATGAAACATCTTTGGTTTCTACCCTGCATGAGGATGAGGTACATGCCCTTATTGACAAAAAGGTAATCAGCGGTGGAATGCTTCCAAAAGCCCTGGCGTGTATTAGCGCTGTTAAAGCAGGCGTGAAAAAAGCACATATAATAAATGGGTTAATCCCGCATGCCCTTTTGTTGGAAATTTTTACCGATAAGGGCGTTGGTACGCAGATTATCGTATAG
- a CDS encoding aspartate aminotransferase family protein, whose translation MNTKEIKEIYDRYVIPNYIRNPILLKKGSGVDVWDAEGKRYLDLFSGWAVSLLGHCHPNVVEAIQRQAAMLQHAPNIYYTEPQGILAKHISEKSFGGQCFFCNSGAEANEAAIKLARIYNSDRGRYKILTFSNSFHGRTLATVTATAQPKYHKGFAPLIEGFSYIPFNDLETLKKSVDDKTCAVMLEPIQGEGGINIATKDFLKGVRKLCDEKGLLLILDEVQCGMGRTGKYFAYQHYDIEPDIMTLAKALGGGVAIGAMTARQEIAKSLVPGSHASTFGGNPLACAASVAVFETIERENLLDNVNKMGTYSIEQLSTLQKTRTIIREVRGVGLMIGIELKTNGAEIIKNCIQAGLFLNCTNDRVIRFMPPLNVKKEHIDEGIAILKMVLPEP comes from the coding sequence ATGAATACAAAAGAGATTAAAGAGATTTACGACCGCTATGTTATTCCAAATTATATCCGGAACCCTATTTTACTCAAAAAAGGCAGTGGTGTGGATGTATGGGATGCAGAAGGGAAGCGCTATCTCGATCTATTTTCAGGATGGGCGGTAAGCTTGCTGGGCCACTGTCATCCGAATGTTGTTGAAGCTATTCAGCGGCAGGCAGCCATGCTGCAACACGCCCCCAATATATATTACACAGAACCGCAGGGCATACTGGCAAAACATATATCCGAAAAGTCTTTTGGCGGACAATGTTTCTTTTGCAACAGTGGGGCCGAGGCTAACGAGGCTGCGATTAAACTTGCACGTATTTATAATTCAGACAGAGGCAGATACAAGATACTTACTTTTTCAAATTCCTTCCATGGCAGGACCCTTGCTACGGTCACTGCAACTGCACAGCCAAAATATCACAAAGGGTTTGCTCCGCTTATTGAAGGTTTTTCATATATCCCTTTTAACGATTTGGAAACGTTGAAGAAATCAGTTGATGATAAGACCTGTGCTGTTATGCTAGAACCAATTCAGGGTGAAGGCGGGATTAACATTGCCACAAAAGATTTTTTGAAAGGAGTGAGAAAACTTTGCGACGAGAAGGGATTGCTGTTAATCCTTGATGAGGTACAATGCGGTATGGGAAGAACAGGGAAATATTTTGCTTATCAACATTACGATATAGAGCCTGATATCATGACATTGGCAAAGGCACTCGGTGGTGGTGTAGCCATCGGTGCTATGACGGCAAGACAAGAGATTGCAAAAAGCCTTGTTCCCGGCAGCCATGCTTCTACGTTTGGTGGAAATCCATTGGCATGTGCGGCAAGCGTGGCAGTGTTCGAAACAATTGAAAGAGAAAATTTACTTGATAATGTAAATAAGATGGGGACTTATTCTATAGAACAATTAAGTACATTGCAAAAGACCCGTACAATAATCAGAGAAGTTCGCGGCGTGGGTCTCATGATAGGAATCGAGTTGAAGACAAACGGTGCAGAGATTATTAAAAATTGTATCCAGGCTGGCTTATTCCTTAATTGCACAAATGATAGAGTTATTCGGTTTATGCCTCCTCTTAATGTTAAAAAAGAACACATAGATGAAGGAATTGCTATTTTAAAAATGGTTCTTCCTGAACCTTAA
- the argF gene encoding ornithine carbamoyltransferase: MKCKDLISIADLSRADIEEIFSATRDLKEWNKKGYDEKCLTGETLGMIFEKSSMRTRVSFEVAMVQLGGHPIYLTQNDINLGKREAVKDGARVLSRYVNGIVIRTFEQETIRELARYATVPVINALSDDLHPCQALSDLYTIQEKFGSYEKVKIVFIGDGNNVARSLAQICAKLGIPFFIASPKGYELTPHFVSEVKQMTNGSDVLHLYHDPKEAAKDADVLYTDTWVSMGQESEADIRRQAFRNYQINNELLKVTGKDVKIMHCLPAHRGEEITDDVIDGAHSIVYDQAENRLHVEKALLKLLLCR, translated from the coding sequence ATGAAATGTAAAGATTTGATTTCAATTGCAGATCTCTCCCGAGCCGATATCGAGGAGATATTTAGCGCTACGAGGGATCTTAAGGAATGGAACAAGAAAGGATACGATGAAAAGTGCCTGACCGGAGAAACACTGGGAATGATTTTTGAGAAGAGCTCTATGCGTACCCGTGTTTCATTCGAAGTTGCTATGGTACAACTTGGCGGCCACCCTATCTACCTGACCCAGAATGATATTAATCTCGGCAAAAGAGAAGCTGTAAAGGATGGCGCAAGGGTATTATCACGTTATGTAAATGGTATTGTCATACGAACCTTTGAGCAGGAAACGATTCGGGAACTTGCAAGGTATGCTACTGTGCCGGTTATTAATGCCTTATCAGACGACCTTCATCCATGCCAGGCATTGAGTGACCTTTATACCATACAGGAAAAATTCGGGAGTTATGAAAAGGTAAAGATAGTCTTTATCGGAGATGGTAATAATGTTGCGCGATCCCTTGCGCAGATATGTGCAAAACTCGGCATTCCTTTCTTTATTGCTTCTCCCAAAGGATATGAACTTACCCCTCATTTTGTTTCTGAAGTAAAACAAATGACAAATGGCAGCGATGTTCTTCATCTTTATCATGACCCGAAAGAAGCTGCTAAAGATGCAGATGTACTGTACACGGATACCTGGGTTAGCATGGGACAGGAGTCAGAAGCAGATATTCGCAGGCAGGCTTTCAGGAATTACCAAATCAACAATGAGCTTTTAAAGGTGACCGGAAAGGATGTTAAGATAATGCATTGCCTGCCTGCACACCGTGGTGAGGAAATAACTGACGATGTGATAGACGGCGCTCATTCAATTGTGTATGATCAGGCAGAGAACAGGCTGCATGTGGAAAAGGCACTTTTAAAGCTTTTACTATGCAGATAA
- the rph gene encoding ribonuclease PH, which produces MRIDNREQNELRPIAITRHFTKYAPGSVLIATGDTKVICTASIEESVPAHLRNTGEGWITAEYSLLPGSTPVRSPRESTKGKVIGRTHEIQRLIGRSLRSVVDLRLLNERTVWIDCDVIQADGGTRTASITGSYVALVDAIRWLKSKEMIQGNPVLNSIAAVSVGIVNDVALLDLCYVEDAAAQVDMNVVMTGAGKFIEIQGTGEEYTFDDKQLMEMLSMAKEGIYKITEIQKKVLQEESEI; this is translated from the coding sequence ATGAGAATTGATAATCGTGAACAAAATGAATTACGCCCAATAGCCATTACAAGGCATTTTACCAAATATGCTCCTGGTTCAGTACTCATTGCAACGGGAGATACCAAGGTTATCTGTACGGCTTCAATAGAAGAAAGTGTTCCAGCACACCTCAGGAATACGGGTGAAGGCTGGATTACAGCAGAGTATTCACTGTTGCCGGGTTCCACACCGGTACGTTCTCCAAGAGAGTCTACAAAAGGGAAAGTGATAGGCAGAACACATGAGATACAAAGGCTCATTGGCCGTTCATTACGTTCTGTTGTTGATCTTCGGTTACTGAACGAGCGAACGGTTTGGATTGACTGTGATGTTATACAGGCGGATGGAGGCACACGGACTGCATCTATTACTGGCAGCTATGTAGCGTTGGTTGATGCAATCCGGTGGCTGAAGAGTAAAGAGATGATTCAGGGTAACCCTGTTTTGAACAGTATCGCTGCTGTAAGCGTTGGGATTGTAAACGATGTTGCTTTATTAGACCTTTGCTATGTGGAAGATGCGGCAGCGCAGGTTGATATGAATGTTGTTATGACTGGTGCAGGAAAATTTATCGAAATTCAGGGCACAGGAGAAGAATATACTTTTGATGATAAGCAACTGATGGAAATGTTGAGTATGGCAAAAGAAGGGATTTATAAGATTACCGAAATTCAAAAAAAGGTACTACAAGAAGAGAGTGAAATATGA
- a CDS encoding XTP/dITP diphosphatase — MTSIVNEIHKKTILIATQNQDKKKEILDILKDISGILFRDFEDFPFIPLVVEDGNSFQENAIKKATLVAKACNTWALADDSGLEIDALGGRPGVLSSRYAGPNATDEENRQKVLSELKDVPREKRTARFICSVALASPNQLLFVVEGRCDGFIADEPRGNKGFGYDPIFYVTQYNQTFGELHPSIKNTISHRACALRLLKERIIPLIKNI; from the coding sequence ATGACGTCAATCGTAAATGAAATTCATAAAAAGACAATACTTATTGCGACACAGAATCAGGACAAGAAAAAAGAGATATTGGATATACTGAAAGATATCTCCGGGATTTTATTCAGGGATTTTGAAGATTTTCCTTTCATCCCTCTGGTGGTTGAAGACGGGAATTCCTTTCAGGAGAATGCAATAAAAAAGGCGACTCTTGTGGCAAAGGCCTGTAATACATGGGCATTGGCGGACGATTCCGGTCTTGAGATTGATGCCCTGGGCGGACGTCCCGGTGTCTTATCTTCCCGGTATGCCGGACCAAATGCTACTGATGAAGAAAACAGACAAAAGGTATTGTCGGAATTGAAGGACGTACCACGAGAAAAGCGTACCGCGAGGTTTATTTGTTCAGTTGCCCTTGCAAGCCCAAATCAATTACTCTTCGTCGTCGAAGGCCGTTGCGATGGTTTTATTGCAGATGAGCCAAGGGGAAATAAGGGTTTTGGATACGATCCTATTTTTTATGTTACCCAGTACAATCAAACCTTTGGAGAATTACATCCTTCGATCAAGAATACGATTAGCCATAGAGCCTGTGCACTAAGATTGTTAAAAGAACGAATCATCCCATTGATAAAGAATATCTGA
- a CDS encoding TonB-dependent receptor yields MLVFKNYWLGIAITFIILSFKTDTYTGLAADNQKVQQNGVGERTGKKDGDVSEKDESEITAVEKVKEVQLKEVLVEGTHLRSPLAVQPTTNIPSRDLEIRTPRSLEEVLQAVPGIQARSRGGDDVRLSLRGSGLQSVVFTKARGADVLIDGFPVNSADGNFDYGLLSPVMAESVQVYHGGEASALGSLTLGGAINLSSPTGRTVVNRIRLDGGSFGYVRGVVSAGFLEGNWDGVAQVEVRREDGFRDFSDNDAQKAAMNIGYAISENVQNRLYLNLARVHQNVSLPITQAELESNPSQGRVNGPPGNFNMNSLNKPFYETLTARIADRLTIVVSPDVFLEVELHYLFRDVDSRRQSLPVPLPLAFLRGPGWLEAKSHDFGGQLRFTQTGTLAGNENRFVGGVRIAGMWGTEKLFPNLQTVKGDKFADGDLFASNVVLYLEDEYDVTDRLTFLGGLRAFYSRRDYDDNFNTGAGDLSKNQNFSGIAPRIGARWKLNNTVKLFGTFSHNPEPPAFGDIIAIPVRNSAPQTITIQDLNTQKANVLETGVECFTDTFRWRATVYYSWLKDEIIRFSPEPGIATVGNQVGVNADKTRHYGFEMGFDWTFWQGVERFKNRSDSLRLLGQYTLREHRFHKDSTFGNNKLAGVPTQLLYTELLYENASGFYAGPNVSGIPASFPIDNANTFNANSFVLLGARAGWRGKNWSVFFEGRNLTDEAYVAASQNEIDAGGTDQSVFFPGEGRSFYGGAEWRW; encoded by the coding sequence ATGTTGGTTTTTAAAAATTATTGGCTTGGTATCGCTATTACTTTCATCATACTTTCTTTCAAGACTGACACATATACCGGACTGGCAGCAGATAATCAAAAGGTTCAACAAAATGGGGTTGGTGAAAGAACAGGTAAAAAAGATGGAGATGTATCGGAAAAAGATGAGAGTGAGATAACAGCGGTAGAAAAGGTGAAAGAAGTTCAGTTAAAGGAAGTTCTGGTTGAAGGTACGCATCTTCGTTCACCATTAGCCGTACAGCCTACCACAAATATACCTTCACGGGATCTGGAAATCAGAACGCCCCGTTCTCTTGAAGAAGTGCTGCAGGCGGTTCCCGGGATTCAGGCCCGTTCGCGCGGAGGAGATGATGTCAGGCTTTCCCTCCGGGGTTCAGGATTGCAAAGCGTTGTTTTCACCAAGGCCCGTGGTGCAGATGTGCTGATAGATGGATTCCCTGTAAACAGCGCTGACGGAAATTTTGATTACGGACTGCTTAGTCCTGTCATGGCCGAAAGCGTGCAGGTTTATCACGGTGGAGAAGCTTCCGCGTTAGGTTCACTGACGTTAGGAGGAGCAATTAATCTCTCTTCACCAACCGGTAGGACAGTGGTGAACCGCATACGCCTTGACGGGGGCAGTTTTGGTTATGTCCGTGGGGTGGTGTCAGCAGGCTTTCTGGAAGGGAACTGGGACGGAGTGGCTCAGGTTGAAGTGCGCAGGGAGGATGGATTCCGGGACTTTTCGGATAACGATGCACAGAAAGCAGCAATGAATATTGGATATGCCATTAGTGAAAACGTACAAAACAGATTATATCTTAATTTAGCCCGCGTTCATCAAAACGTGTCATTGCCCATTACCCAGGCAGAATTGGAAAGTAATCCCTCGCAGGGGCGCGTAAATGGCCCTCCCGGTAATTTCAATATGAACAGTCTTAACAAACCGTTTTATGAAACGCTAACTGCACGCATTGCCGACCGGTTAACAATTGTGGTTAGTCCTGATGTCTTTTTGGAGGTTGAGTTACATTACCTTTTCCGGGATGTTGATTCTCGTCGCCAGTCCCTTCCGGTCCCTTTACCTTTGGCATTTTTACGGGGGCCAGGCTGGCTGGAGGCAAAGTCACATGATTTCGGAGGGCAATTACGTTTTACCCAAACAGGCACTTTGGCCGGAAACGAAAACCGTTTTGTCGGAGGAGTACGCATTGCCGGCATGTGGGGTACGGAGAAGCTCTTCCCTAATCTTCAGACGGTTAAAGGCGACAAGTTTGCCGATGGTGATCTTTTCGCAAGCAATGTTGTGTTATATTTGGAAGATGAATATGATGTGACAGACCGGCTTACTTTTCTGGGAGGATTGAGGGCTTTTTATTCCAGGCGTGATTATGATGATAATTTTAATACTGGTGCCGGTGACTTAAGTAAAAACCAGAATTTTTCAGGAATTGCGCCAAGAATAGGTGCCCGCTGGAAATTAAACAATACGGTAAAGCTTTTTGGTACCTTTAGCCATAATCCTGAACCTCCGGCTTTTGGTGATATTATTGCTATTCCGGTCAGGAATTCTGCGCCTCAGACAATTACCATTCAGGACCTCAATACTCAGAAGGCGAATGTTCTGGAAACAGGTGTTGAATGTTTCACTGATACTTTCAGATGGCGGGCAACGGTTTACTATTCATGGCTAAAAGATGAAATTATCCGCTTTTCACCGGAACCAGGGATAGCGACGGTCGGTAATCAGGTAGGAGTTAACGCAGATAAAACGAGACATTATGGTTTTGAAATGGGTTTTGACTGGACTTTTTGGCAAGGTGTTGAGCGTTTCAAAAATAGATCAGACAGCTTGCGCCTGCTTGGCCAATACACCCTGCGTGAGCATCGTTTTCATAAGGATTCAACCTTTGGCAACAATAAACTTGCCGGTGTGCCAACACAATTACTCTACACTGAGTTGTTGTATGAAAATGCTTCCGGATTTTATGCCGGACCCAATGTTTCCGGTATTCCGGCCAGTTTTCCGATTGATAATGCAAATACTTTCAATGCAAATTCATTTGTGCTTTTGGGGGCCCGTGCAGGGTGGAGAGGGAAGAACTGGAGTGTATTTTTTGAAGGACGCAATCTTACCGATGAAGCCTATGTAGCGGCTTCACAAAACGAAATAGATGCAGGCGGAACAGATCAAAGTGTTTTTTTCCCCGGGGAGGGGCGTTCTTTTTATGGAGGAGCCGAATGGCGCTGGTAA
- a CDS encoding ABC transporter permease subunit — translation MKKNIIFVVAKLWSGRKWTMGLFLWVAVWEIISVYSDPLIVPGPRASLYALWGLVASGALWPELKTTTFRALSGFGLAFFSGSVLGLLAGMFLTVSMLMRPVITILTGTPPIAWLVLALLWFGSGNGTPVFTAFIACLPVVFVSGMQGARTLDGNLKMVAGAFELPALMRLTDIYLPHMISYLIPGALTALGISWKVTVMAELLATVTGVGAALAVTRSHLDTAGTMAWILSTVIVLLSVEYLVFEPVKRRTERWRTLE, via the coding sequence ATGAAAAAAAATATTATTTTTGTGGTAGCAAAGCTATGGAGTGGGCGAAAATGGACGATGGGTCTTTTTTTATGGGTGGCAGTTTGGGAAATAATCAGTGTTTATTCTGATCCTTTAATTGTGCCAGGGCCTCGTGCCTCACTATATGCGTTATGGGGGCTTGTTGCCAGTGGAGCGCTCTGGCCAGAATTGAAAACTACGACCTTCCGTGCTCTAAGTGGCTTTGGACTTGCATTTTTCTCCGGATCAGTGTTGGGCTTGCTTGCCGGAATGTTTCTGACGGTCTCTATGCTGATGCGTCCCGTTATTACCATTCTTACCGGAACACCGCCGATTGCCTGGCTGGTACTGGCGCTTCTCTGGTTTGGTTCGGGTAACGGTACCCCGGTATTTACTGCATTTATTGCCTGTCTTCCGGTGGTTTTTGTAAGCGGGATGCAGGGTGCACGCACCCTGGACGGTAATCTGAAGATGGTTGCAGGGGCATTTGAATTGCCGGCTCTGATGCGCCTTACCGATATCTATTTGCCTCATATGATTTCCTATCTGATTCCTGGTGCACTTACCGCATTGGGGATTTCCTGGAAGGTTACCGTGATGGCAGAACTGCTTGCAACGGTTACCGGGGTTGGGGCAGCCCTGGCTGTAACCCGCAGCCATCTGGATACCGCCGGAACGATGGCCTGGATTTTATCCACGGTTATCGTTCTTCTGAGTGTTGAATATTTGGTGTTTGAACCTGTGAAACGAAGAACGGAGCGATGGCGTACCCTGGAGTAG